CCCTGCTGGGACTGCTGGGGACTGTGTTGGGCATGCTTGCCACCTTTTCGGCCATCGCCCAGAGCAGCGGGACCAAAACGATTGATGCCATTTCCGCCGGCATCTCCGAGGCCCTCATCACCACGGAGATGGGCCTGCTGATCGCGCTGCCGGGCTTTGTTCTGACGGCGATGGTCAAGCGAAAGCGGGATGAATACGAAGGTTTTCTGGCCAGCCTGGAAAGTTTCACCGTTCTCCAGTTCAAACACCGCTCCGATCTGGATGATGACGATGATGCCCAGACGGCCAACGATTCTGCGATGGACGCGGACTCAGGCCTCAATCCAGCTACCACATGAAGTTCCGCCGTAATCTTTCTGATACCGAAGAGCTGTCTGAGATCAACATCTCGCCGCTTATCGACATGGTGTTCATCCTGCTCATCTTCTTCATCGTGACCACCGTTTTCGTCGAGGAGACCGGTGTGGATGTGGACAAGCCGCAGGCCGCCTCGGCCCAGCAACTGGAGAAGAACAGCATCCTCATCGCCATCACTTCCAAGAACCAGATTGTCTATGGTGGGCGGGAGATCGGCATCGCCGGAGTCCGGCCCTTGGTCAGCCGTCTCACCACGCGGGATGACATGCCGGTGATCATCCAGGCAGATGTGGCGTCCCAGGCTGGCATGCTGGTGCGCGTGATCGATGAGTGCAAACTGGGCGGAGCCAAGAATGTCAGCCTTGCCTCGGCCAAGGGCAAGTCCTGATCCAATTCCATGCGCAAGGTTTTCACACCACCTCCTGTTTCTGGCGGACGTTTTTGGCCTGTGGCCGGAGCGGTGGGCCTGTCCTTTCTGCTGTTTCTCCTGCTGCCGTTCACCACGATGATCTCGGGAGCGAAGGTGGACAAAGTGGATCTGACAAAAATCGGTTCGCTGGATGCGCCTCCGCCGGAGAACCAACCGCCGCCTGAACCTCCTCCCCCGCCGGAAAAAAAGGACGAACCGCCTCCTCCGGAGCTGGCCCCTGCGGAGGCACAGCCCATGACGATTGACCAGCTCACGGCAGATGTGGCCGTGGGGGGTGGTGGATTTCTTTCGGGTATGATCATGACTCCTGGTGGAGACAACCCGCAGGATACCATGAAGGAGATGATCTTCAGCATGGAAGACCTGGATCAGAAGCCCGTACCGGTGGCGCAGATATCGCCACAGCATCCGCGTGACCTTCTGAAAGCCAAGGTGGAAGGGCAGGTGATTTTGCTGTTCGTGGTGGATGAGCAGGGCCGGGTGGAAGATCCCCGCGTGGAAAACTCTTCCCGCCCTGAATTCGAGAAGCCTGCGCTCGATGCCGTGCGCAAGTGGAAGTTCAAACCCGGCACCAAGGAAGGTGCGCCGGTGAAAACCTATATCCGTCAACCGATCCGCTTCTCCATCGCGACATCCTGACGGTCAAAGAATTTTTGCATCATGAAACGGAATGAAATGATACGCCTGTTCGCCCTGCTGCTGGTTGTCTCTGTGACGACCGTGACGCAGGCGGCCGCCAAGAACAAAGACAAAGCGCCGGTAACGGCGGCTGAGACCGCTGCCACCATCCCGGCCATGAAGTTTCAGGCCCAGCCCGTGGACCCGAACAACCCGCTGGCCGGCGCGTTCCAGGACCCGCTGTTCGTCAAGAGCTTCCTGGGCGGCTACGGCGTGAAGGCGGATGTGGAGCCGAAGTTCGACCAGACGAAGACCAACGAGGTGAACTTCTACCGCGAGCTTTCGCAGGTGATGGCGCAGGACATCAGCAAGGCTGCCTACATGATCTCCACCAATCTCACGGAGGAAGCGAATCCCATTTTCGACTACACGCTGGGAACGATCCTGCTGCAGAACGGCGAGAACACGAACGCGATCACCCATCTTGAAAAGGCGATCGAAAAATTCCCCTCGTTCCTGCGGGCCTGGAAGAATCTCGGCATGGCCAATGTGCGTGCCGGCCAGTTTGATGAGGCTATCAAGCCGTTCACCAAGGCCGTGGAACTGGGCGGTGTGGACGGGCAGATCTACGGATTGTTGGGTTACTGTTACATGAATGGCGAGCGCTATCTCCCGGCAGAAGCGGCTTATCGCAACGCGATGATCTTCATGCCGGAGCACAAGGACTGGAAGATGGGACTCATCAAGAGCCTCTTGGGCCAGAGCAAGTTTGCCGAGGCCAACCGCATGGTGGCAGAGATGCTGCTCAAGACTCCCGATGACGTGAGCTTGTGGACGCTACAGGCGAGCATCTTCACGCAGCAGGAAGACTATGCCAGCGCGGCGGTGAATTACGAGATCCTGCGGAAGTTCGGGAAGATCGACTTCCGCCAGCTCATGGTTCTGGGGGACATCTATATGAGCCAGGATGCGAAAGACCTGGCACTCGAAGTATATCTCCAAGGCGTTGACCGGGAAGAGCCGGGCAAGGCGGAGCGCACCGTGCGTGCGGCGACGATCCTCGCGGGGCGCGGCGCCTTTGACGAGGCCGACCTGCTGGTGAAAAAGGTGCGGGCGATCCATGGCGACAAACTTTCCGCCGAGGACGATCTCAAACTGCTCAAGGTGACTTCCAAGACGGCGTTTGCAAAAGGTGATGCTGACCAGGCGGTGAAGGTGCTCGAGAAAGTCATCGAGAAGAACCCGCTGGATGGCGAGGCGTTGCTGATGGTGGGAGATCATCACCTGAAAAATCAGGAGTTTGAAAAGGCCGAGTTCCGATTTGACCTTGCCGGCCGGATACAGGGTTTCGAGGCGGACGCTTTTGTGAAGAAGGCCCAGGTGAAAGTGAAACAGCAGAGATATACCCAGGCGGTGGATGAACTGCGCAAAGCCCAGAAGCTCAAGCCGCGCGACAGTGTGCAACGCTATCTGGAAGCCGTGGAACGCATGCTTCGCCAGTCCAGCGGGGCCTGATTTGATGTCAGGGATCAAGGGACACTGAAAACAAAAGCCAAGTGAACACCAACGCCTCATCTGTACCGGGCGGCGGATTGCGCCATTTTTTTCTGATCCTGCTGCTGGTGGTTTTTCCACTGGTGGTGCGGGCGCAGGATGAGAATACCGGTGCTGTATCCGGTCGCGTGGTGGATTCCTGGCAGGGCAGCCCTGTGGCCGGTGTGACGGTGCTGGTGCGCGGCACCACACTGGGCACCACCACGGACTCCGCAGGCAACTACACGGTCGGAAAAATTCCGCCCGGCAACTATGCGATCGTATTTTCCCGGTCGGGCTATACCAAGGCCACGTTGGGGGATGTGCGGGTGGCGGCCGGCCAGAAAACCCCGGCGGACTATTCGTTGAAGCCGGAGTTTTATGAGATGGAGGCTTATGAGGCGGTGGCGGAGCCGATTTTGGACCAAGGTGCCAATCTGATGCTGGAGCGGCAGAATGCCGTCGTGGCGATGGACTCAATCGGGTCAGCACAGTTCGCCCGGACCGGGGTGAGCGATGCGGCTGAAATCGTCACCAAGATCAGCGGTGCAAGCATAGTGGACGGCAAGACGGCGGTCATTCGCGGTCTGAGCGACCGTTATACCAGTGCGACCTTGAACGGAGCCGAGATTCCGACCGCCGATCCGTACAGGAAATCCGCGCAGCTGGATTTGTTCCCGGCGAGCCTGATTGAAAGTGTTTCGGTCACCAAAACTTTTACCCCAGATCAGCCGGGCAGTTTTACGGGTGGTGCGATCGGCATCACGACCAAGTCGTTTCCTGAAAAGATGGTCACGAGTTTTTCGGTCGGGGTGGCCTATAATACCCAGGCGGGTTTGAACGACGAATTCCTCACTTATGACGGTGGAAAAACGGATTGGGCGGCCTTCGATGATGGAATCCGGTCGCTGCCTGAGGAATTGGAGAATGGCACCGTTCCTCCACCCGTGTTCGGCGGCACGACGGCCAGCCGGCTGGCGGCCAATGCCCGGCTTGAGGCTTTGACCCGCGCTTTCGGTTCCCGTCAATTGGGGCCGGTCAAGGGTACGTCAGGGCTTGAGAACAGCTTCTCCTTTTCTCACGGAGATACGGTTCAGGTCGCAAACCGTCCGTTCGGATATTTTGTGGGGGTAACGTACAATCGCAAGTTTAACCACTACAGTGATGGCATCAATGCGAGATATTCCGCAGGTCTTACTCCCAAGTCAGAGTTGAAGGACACGCGCAGTTCGGAAGAAGTTTCATGGGGTTCTGTGGTCAACCTGGCCTACAAGCTGGCGCCCGAGCATGAGATCGGTTTCAACTTCCTGTACAATCAATCCGCCGAGGATGTTGCCCGGAGGCAGGTCGGGCAGGATTTCACCGCCGGGTTCGATCCGGACACCCGCCTATATCTCAATACTCTTCATTACACGGAAAGAAACTTGCGCGCATTCCAGTTGAAGGGCGGACATGATTTGACGGAAAGCATCAATACCAAGATTGACTGGCTGGCCACTTTGGCTTCCACCTCCCAAGAGGAGCCGGATCTGCGGTTTTTTAATTTTTTTGCCACGCCCGATGGCAGTGGCGGATACTCTCTGCTCCTCAATAACAATGCGCTGCCGGAGCCGACCAATCCGTCCCGTTATTTCCGTTATCTGGAAGAGGACAATCACACATTGAAACTGGATTTCACCCATCCTTTCGATCTGATCGCCGGCAATACGACAGAATTGAAATGGGGTGCTTATCAAACCATCTCCCAGCGAAAATTCAGCGAGCGGACTTATCAGTACAACAAAGCGTCTTCTTTTGAGGCGGGCGATCCGGAAACGTATCCCAATGATTTTTTATCCGATCCGAACATCGGGTTTAATCCCAACGGAACGTTGAAAAGATGGTTGGTGGAAGGATCCTCCAGCAAATACGACGGCCGCCAGGATGTGAACGCCGGATATTTGATGACGGATCTGGCGTTCTCGGAAAAATGGCACTTGATCGGCGGTGGCCGCCTCGAGACCACGGACTTGAGCATCAAGGGTACCAGTGCGGCGCTGGGTTCGCGGAATGCCGCGATCAATGAGGCGGATTGGCTGCCTGCGGCAGGTCTAATCTACAAGGTGACGACCAACATGAACTTCCGGCTCAACTACGGAAAGACCATCGCCCGTCCCACCTATCGTGAATTGGCACCCTATCGGAGTTATGACCAGACAGGCGATGAGATCGTGGAAGGCAATCCGAATCTCAAACGTGCCATGGTAGATAACTACGATTTCCGTTGGGAATGGTTCCCGAAACCTGGGGAAGTCCTGTCTGCCAGTTTTTTTTACAAGGATCTGGT
This DNA window, taken from Verrucomicrobiia bacterium, encodes the following:
- a CDS encoding TonB family protein — encoded protein: MRKVFTPPPVSGGRFWPVAGAVGLSFLLFLLLPFTTMISGAKVDKVDLTKIGSLDAPPPENQPPPEPPPPPEKKDEPPPPELAPAEAQPMTIDQLTADVAVGGGGFLSGMIMTPGGDNPQDTMKEMIFSMEDLDQKPVPVAQISPQHPRDLLKAKVEGQVILLFVVDEQGRVEDPRVENSSRPEFEKPALDAVRKWKFKPGTKEGAPVKTYIRQPIRFSIATS
- a CDS encoding biopolymer transporter ExbD, which codes for MKFRRNLSDTEELSEINISPLIDMVFILLIFFIVTTVFVEETGVDVDKPQAASAQQLEKNSILIAITSKNQIVYGGREIGIAGVRPLVSRLTTRDDMPVIIQADVASQAGMLVRVIDECKLGGAKNVSLASAKGKS
- a CDS encoding TonB-dependent receptor, whose amino-acid sequence is MNTNASSVPGGGLRHFFLILLLVVFPLVVRAQDENTGAVSGRVVDSWQGSPVAGVTVLVRGTTLGTTTDSAGNYTVGKIPPGNYAIVFSRSGYTKATLGDVRVAAGQKTPADYSLKPEFYEMEAYEAVAEPILDQGANLMLERQNAVVAMDSIGSAQFARTGVSDAAEIVTKISGASIVDGKTAVIRGLSDRYTSATLNGAEIPTADPYRKSAQLDLFPASLIESVSVTKTFTPDQPGSFTGGAIGITTKSFPEKMVTSFSVGVAYNTQAGLNDEFLTYDGGKTDWAAFDDGIRSLPEELENGTVPPPVFGGTTASRLAANARLEALTRAFGSRQLGPVKGTSGLENSFSFSHGDTVQVANRPFGYFVGVTYNRKFNHYSDGINARYSAGLTPKSELKDTRSSEEVSWGSVVNLAYKLAPEHEIGFNFLYNQSAEDVARRQVGQDFTAGFDPDTRLYLNTLHYTERNLRAFQLKGGHDLTESINTKIDWLATLASTSQEEPDLRFFNFFATPDGSGGYSLLLNNNALPEPTNPSRYFRYLEEDNHTLKLDFTHPFDLIAGNTTELKWGAYQTISQRKFSERTYQYNKASSFEAGDPETYPNDFLSDPNIGFNPNGTLKRWLVEGSSSKYDGRQDVNAGYLMTDLAFSEKWHLIGGGRLETTDLSIKGTSAALGSRNAAINEADWLPAAGLIYKVTTNMNFRLNYGKTIARPTYRELAPYRSYDQTGDEIVEGNPNLKRAMVDNYDFRWEWFPKPGEVLSASFFYKDLVDPIEKYLQTLDGGIITFINRKEAQVYGVEFEARKSLDFIDPLLDRFSVGGNFAYIISDVPLSEAELINKRQIDPATPSSRPMYDQSDMILNADISYDNRKSGTSVTLVMNYVSERITIAMGQGPDIYEHPPLSLDLTISQKLTEHMKLKLSAKNLFDPLTKKTMGPEPGDKIYSAYRKGRVFGIALSVDY
- a CDS encoding MotA/TolQ/ExbB proton channel family protein, producing the protein MEALIQKIIHIWVAGGWTMIPLLLVSLYIYGLGASMLAYFSRRGHSRITEKQWRQWVIDPAKAEGEIGEIIRYTQDEVKTEDEIHNRFSEVVSSKIPAINRQISVLNVLVNVAPLLGLLGTVLGMLATFSAIAQSSGTKTIDAISAGISEALITTEMGLLIALPGFVLTAMVKRKRDEYEGFLASLESFTVLQFKHRSDLDDDDDAQTANDSAMDADSGLNPATT
- a CDS encoding tetratricopeptide repeat protein, whose product is MKRNEMIRLFALLLVVSVTTVTQAAAKNKDKAPVTAAETAATIPAMKFQAQPVDPNNPLAGAFQDPLFVKSFLGGYGVKADVEPKFDQTKTNEVNFYRELSQVMAQDISKAAYMISTNLTEEANPIFDYTLGTILLQNGENTNAITHLEKAIEKFPSFLRAWKNLGMANVRAGQFDEAIKPFTKAVELGGVDGQIYGLLGYCYMNGERYLPAEAAYRNAMIFMPEHKDWKMGLIKSLLGQSKFAEANRMVAEMLLKTPDDVSLWTLQASIFTQQEDYASAAVNYEILRKFGKIDFRQLMVLGDIYMSQDAKDLALEVYLQGVDREEPGKAERTVRAATILAGRGAFDEADLLVKKVRAIHGDKLSAEDDLKLLKVTSKTAFAKGDADQAVKVLEKVIEKNPLDGEALLMVGDHHLKNQEFEKAEFRFDLAGRIQGFEADAFVKKAQVKVKQQRYTQAVDELRKAQKLKPRDSVQRYLEAVERMLRQSSGA